A DNA window from Setaria viridis chromosome 2, Setaria_viridis_v4.0, whole genome shotgun sequence contains the following coding sequences:
- the LOC117843097 gene encoding pre-rRNA-processing protein esf1, giving the protein MAPPASSDEPSRHKKAKKSKPDKEEKKHKKRSQERPATEDAPVPDATERKKRKHKEGREGKRDGKKSKKEGKHEGKAVGAEADEAGRDEKMRRAMEDERFAAARTDPRFRPMRRKEAKVALDSRFSSMMTDPRFASSAAPVDKRGRSRKKRENPLLNYYLNQEEEEEEEGKEKVKKEKAKLVKEDDDEEEEDEEQDEDESSSSDDDEDEDVDDDDENSVGSDIAHYLLGRHDDTATIDKETHRLAVVNMDWDHIKAVDLYMVMNSCLPKGGRVLSVSIYPSEFGLKCMEIESTQGPAALVNANVDGKNSDADEDDKNDDEDNIDADDDDDEDDKNDDEDNTDADDDEDITDDDNDEEELDSDKENNKLRAYELKRLKYYYAVVVCDSSTTANHLYMTLDGTELLKTANVFDLQFIPDSREFKHPARDVATEVPPSYKEPDFETRALQHSRVKLTWDEDEPERKKVLRRKFTDDQLDELDMYLASDDSASEDDSVDNSDDESLPNGGSKRKLTKEERLALLLGGDKSDEEQTDGQDMEITFNTELEDLSKRVLERKSNEEKTVWEKHQEKMKEKKKAKKRGLKDEDDNDHYSSEDEPNEDDDFFAAELSDEEPKPSKSKKHNAKAKDKGKRKGKDDSTEEHLEPEATKEELELLVAGDQDTASGAKGYNLKRKKGKKGKKGKEESIEDKLPDIDLSKDDRFSAMFTSHLFALDPTDPQYKRSAPFMRKQTGKPGAHASKAEGSSLGGALPPDDAAAKNNDDQKPDGASKEKLQILSAVKSLKRNLGAFKSKNR; this is encoded by the exons atggcgccgccggccagcaGCGACGAGCCCTCGCGCCACAAGAAAGCCAAGAAATCCAAGCCCgacaaggaagagaagaagcacaAGAAGAGAAGCCAGGAGCGTCCCGCCACGGAGGACGCTCCTGTCCCCGACGCCACCGAGCGCAAGAAGCGGAAGCACAAGGAGGGGCGCGAGGGGAAGCGGGATGGGAAGAAGTCGAAGAAGGAGGGGAAGCACGAGGGCAAGGCTGTGGGAGCGGAGGCGGACGAGGCGGGGAGGGACGAGAAGATGAGGCGGGCGATGGAGGACGAGCGGTTCGCGGCGGCGCGAACGGACCCGCGGTTCCGGCCGATGCGGAGGAAGGAGGCCAAGGTGGCGCTGGACTCGAGGTTCAGCAGCATGATGACGGACCCGAGGTTCGCCTCGTCGGCCGCGCCCGTGGACAAGCGCGGGAGGAGCCGCAAGAAGCGCGAGAACCCCTTGCTGAATTACTATCTCaaccaagaagaagaggaggaggaggaggggaaagaGAAGGTGAAGAAGGAGAAAGCGAAGCTTGtcaaagaagatgatgatgaagaagaagaagacgaggaGCAGGACGAAGACGAAAGCTCAAGCAGCGATGATGACGAGGATGAAGAcgtggatgacgacgacgag AACTCTGTTGGCAGTGACATTGCTCATTACTTATTGGGAAGGCATGATGATACAGCTACGATTGACAAGGAAACTCACAGGCTTGCTGTTGTTAATATGGACTGGGATCATATCAAG GCAGTTGACCTGTATATGGTGATGAATTCTTGCCTCCCAAAGGGCGGGCGAGTTTTGTCAGTTTCAATCTATCCATCAGAATTTGGACTGAAGTGCATGGAAATCGAGTCAACTCAAGGCCCAGCTGCCCTTGTCAATGCAAATGTTGATGGTAAAAATAGTGACGCTGATGAAGATGACAAGAATGATGATGAAGACAACATTGATgctgacgacgatgatgatgaagatgacaaGAATGATGACGAAGACAACactgatgctgatgatgatgaagacatcaccgatgatgacaatgatgagGAGGAACTTGACTCCGACAAAGAGAACAACAAGCTGCGTGCTTATGAGCTTAAGAGACTGAA GTATTACTATGCAGTTGTGGTGTGCGATTCTAGTACAACAGCAAATCACCTGTACATGACTCTTGATGGTACTGAGCTCTTGAAAACAGCAAATGTGTTTGATCTGCAGTTTATTCCTGACTCCAGGGAATTCAAACATCCTGCTCGAGACGTCGCCACAGAG GTACCTCCGAGTTACAAGGAACCTGATTTCGAGACTCGTGCTTTGCAACATAGCAGAGTTAAGCTCACCTGGGATGAGGATGAACCAGAACGTAAGAAAGTCTTGAGGCGAAAGTTCACCGATGATCAG CTAGATGAGCTTGACATGTATTTAGCAAGTGATGACAGTGCATCAGAAGATGATAGTGTGGACAATTCTGATGACGAGTCTCTACCAAATGGGGGTTCCAAACGGAAGCTAACAAAAGAGGAGAGGTTGGCTCTTCTACTGGGAGGAGACAAATCTGATGAGGAGCAAACTGATGGCCAGGATATGGAGATCACATTTAATACGGAGCTTGAGGATCTCAGTAAACGTGTTCTAGAGAGAAAGAGCAATGAGGAGAAGACTGTCTGGGAGAAGCACCAAGAGAaaatgaaagagaaaaagaaagctaAGAAGAGGGGACTAAAGGATGAAGACGATAATGACCACTACAGCAGCGAAGATGAGCCCAATGAGGATGATGATTTCTTCGCAGCTGAACTGTCTGATGAAGAACCCAAGCCGAGCAAAAGCAAAAAACACAATGCAAAAGCCAAAGAtaaaggaaagagaaaaggaaaggatGATTCCACAGAGGAGCATTTGGAGCCAGAAGCGACCAAAGAAGAGTTGGAGCTCTTGGTTGCTGGTGATCAGGATACTGCTAGTGGTGCAAAGGGTTATAACCTGAAGCgcaaaaaaggtaaaaagggcaAGAAGGGCAAAGAGGAATCTATTGAGGACAAACTTCCTGATATTGATCTTAGCAAAGATGACAGGTTCTCAGCAATGTTCACGTCTCATTTGTTCGCGTTGGATCCTACTGATCCCCAGTACAAGAG GAGTGCGCCTTTCATGCGGAAGCAAACTGGGAAGCCAGGGGCGCACGCAAGCAAAGCAGAGGGATCATCTCTGGGAGGCGCATTGCCACCTGATGATGCAGCTGCTAAGAATAATGATGATCAGAAACCTGATGGCGCATCCAAAGAGAAGCTGCAAATTTTGTCTGCTGTCAAGTCTCTCAAAAGGAACCTTGGTGCTTTCAAAAGCAAGAACAGGTGA